One window of the Chelonoidis abingdonii isolate Lonesome George chromosome 3, CheloAbing_2.0, whole genome shotgun sequence genome contains the following:
- the MAD2L1BP gene encoding MAD2L1-binding protein, which produces MAASGRRERAADLLQTEPAEAPAVTPEFAAGQGGGSGSSGSSSAAAAFHCPQGPAGRAPGCRSVSVVFPGPVTQQGCCHFACELLKHVLYQRHQLPLPYEQLAYFCRRALPRQPQDGDAVKKLPHPLDLGSSRKCQQLLMDLEGVFWHLEAIFNLTLVPRVLILVGGNAMSPKELYEINLEGISVGNAEESLQTPSCVRKLFHSLFLADVFSELQAVPVMGTIVMVQGHRDCGIDWFRPKLNYKVPTRGRKLTVNLSCGGNSSTNSSFQQGVTSVWDNYIWFQAPVTVKGFHE; this is translated from the exons ATGGCGGCGTCAGGCCGCCGGGAGCGGGCAG CTGACCTGCTCCAGACCGAGCCCGCGGAGGCCCCGGCGGTGACCCCGGAGTTCGCCGCGGGACAGGGCGGCGGGAGCGGGAGCAGCGGGAGCAGCAGCGCGGCGGCGGCGTTTCACTGCCCGCAGGGCCCGGCCGGCCGCGCCCCGGGCTGCCGCTCGGTCTCGGTGGTGTTCCCAGGCCCCGTGACCCAACAGGGCTGCTGCCACTTCGCCTGCGAGCTCCTCAAGCACGTGCTGTACCAGCGGCACCAGCTGCCCCTGCCCTACGAGCAGCTCGCCTACTTCTGCAGGAGGGCGCTGCCCCGCCAGCCGCAG GATGGAGATGCAGTTAAGAAGTTGCCACATCCCCTAGACCTAGGGAGCAGCAGAAAGTGCCAGCAGTTGCTAATGGACCTGGAGGGAGTGTTCTGGCACTTGGAAGCCATATTCAACCTGACATTGGTCCCTCGGGTCCTTATTCTAGTTGGAGGAAATGCCATGAGCCCCAAGGAGCTCTATGAGATCAACTTGGAGGGCATCTCTGTAGGCAATGCTGAGGAGAGCCTGCAAACACCATCCTGTGTTCGTAAGCTTTTCCACTCACTCTTCCTTGCAGACGTCTTCAGTGAGTTACAGGCTGTTCCTGTCATGGGAACCATTGTCATGGTCCAAGGCCACCGTGACTGTGGCATTGACTGGTTCCGACCCAAGCTCAACTACAAAGTGCCAACACGTGGAAGGAAGTTGACTGTCAACTTGTCCTGTGGTGGAAACAGCAGTACAAATTCATCTTTTCAGCAGGGAGTGACCTCTGTGTGGGACAACTACATATGGTTCCAAGCACCAGTGACAGTTAAGGGTTTCCATGAATGA